A portion of the Streptomyces sp. NBC_00376 genome contains these proteins:
- a CDS encoding SigE family RNA polymerase sigma factor: MTVEEFEEFYAQTAARLTGQLFVMLGDQHEAQDVVQEAFVKGWSRRRQLDRDGQPEAWIRTVAWRLAVSRWRGRRRAADAWQRSGAPPHTEPPGPETVALVEALRELPSKQRRTLALHYVCDLTVEQIASETGLAAGTVKTHLTRGRATLSHRLLDPRTEEGPCV; this comes from the coding sequence TTGACCGTCGAGGAGTTCGAAGAGTTCTACGCGCAGACGGCCGCCCGGCTGACGGGGCAGTTGTTCGTGATGCTCGGCGACCAGCACGAAGCGCAGGACGTGGTGCAGGAAGCCTTCGTCAAGGGGTGGAGCCGGCGGCGTCAGCTCGATCGTGACGGGCAGCCCGAGGCATGGATCCGCACGGTCGCCTGGCGGCTGGCGGTGAGCCGGTGGCGGGGGCGGCGGCGGGCGGCGGATGCCTGGCAGCGCAGTGGTGCGCCTCCCCATACGGAGCCGCCCGGGCCGGAGACGGTGGCCCTGGTGGAGGCGTTGCGGGAGCTGCCGTCCAAGCAGCGACGCACGCTGGCGCTGCACTACGTCTGCGATCTGACCGTCGAACAGATCGCCTCGGAGACCGGTCTGGCGGCCGGCACCGTCAAGACGCACCTGACCCGGGGCCGGGCCACGCTCTCTCATCGTCTGCTGGATCCGCGTACCGAGGAGGGGCCCTGTGTCTGA
- a CDS encoding mannosyltransferase family protein, with translation MSLSTARRPRPPREHPPRGAEAAPGAPRDAPAPGRKPSARPVLRIGPADREVLWLYLLTRVGIWTTAYCTRLLFPDREGTHHAGSLLSSWQRWDWWHYLHIAQSGYFPDGTGPWTADWDNREAFFPGFPFLLRAVHTVVPSWAAAGALISFVAGGAAVLALGRIARLHLPQDGAGPRAAMFFLLSPCAVFLAAGYTEALFLAFALPAWLAAQRLNWPLAAVLTCLATTVRVSGLFLAAALAVHFLVTARTPAHWRRLPWLALPALPPLLHSWYLHAHTGDWMAWKHAEERGWYRDFHAPWEAWRNTWHAAFGHSQATGYALMCQAELLTMVVGLVLCGLLLRRRRWAEAAYIALSLWALGTSYWYTSMPRATLLWWPLWTGLAAWSLRSPRVRTVYLTVAAPLTTIVAVTFLSGRWAG, from the coding sequence GTGAGCCTTTCCACCGCCCGACGGCCACGGCCGCCGCGCGAGCATCCGCCCCGCGGGGCCGAGGCCGCTCCCGGCGCGCCCCGCGACGCCCCGGCACCGGGCAGGAAGCCCTCGGCCCGGCCGGTGCTGCGGATCGGGCCCGCCGACCGTGAGGTGCTGTGGCTCTACCTGCTGACCCGGGTGGGCATCTGGACCACCGCCTACTGCACCCGTTTGCTGTTTCCCGACCGGGAAGGGACGCATCACGCCGGTTCCCTCCTCTCGTCGTGGCAGCGGTGGGACTGGTGGCACTACCTGCACATAGCCCAGTCCGGTTACTTCCCGGACGGGACCGGTCCCTGGACGGCCGACTGGGACAACAGGGAGGCCTTCTTCCCCGGCTTCCCGTTCCTGCTGCGGGCCGTGCACACCGTCGTGCCGAGCTGGGCGGCCGCCGGTGCGCTGATCTCGTTCGTCGCCGGAGGAGCCGCCGTACTGGCCCTGGGCCGGATCGCCCGGCTGCACCTGCCGCAGGACGGTGCGGGGCCGCGCGCGGCCATGTTCTTCCTGCTGTCCCCGTGCGCGGTCTTCCTCGCCGCCGGCTACACCGAGGCGCTCTTCCTCGCCTTCGCCCTCCCGGCCTGGCTGGCCGCCCAGCGGCTCAACTGGCCGCTGGCGGCCGTACTCACGTGTCTGGCCACCACCGTCCGGGTCAGCGGGCTCTTCCTCGCGGCGGCCCTCGCGGTCCACTTCCTGGTGACCGCCCGCACCCCCGCCCACTGGCGCCGTCTCCCCTGGCTGGCGCTGCCCGCCCTGCCGCCGCTGCTCCACAGCTGGTACCTCCACGCGCACACCGGCGACTGGATGGCCTGGAAGCACGCCGAGGAACGCGGCTGGTACCGCGACTTCCACGCCCCGTGGGAAGCGTGGCGGAACACCTGGCACGCCGCCTTCGGGCACTCCCAGGCCACCGGGTACGCCCTGATGTGCCAGGCCGAACTCCTCACCATGGTCGTCGGCCTGGTGCTGTGCGGCCTGCTGCTCCGGCGGCGGCGCTGGGCGGAGGCGGCGTACATCGCGCTCAGCCTGTGGGCGCTGGGCACGTCCTACTGGTACACCTCCATGCCCCGGGCGACCCTGCTGTGGTGGCCCCTGTGGACCGGGCTCGCCGCCTGGAGCCTGCGGAGTCCGCGTGTCAGGACCGTCTACCTCACCGTCGCGGCGCCCCTGACGACGATCGTCGCCGTCACCTTCCTCTCCGGGCGGTGGGCCGGCTGA